The genomic segment GCATAAGCCGTTATAACCGTGGCGATTCAGATACAGGAATTGAGCAGCGCGCATGATGCACGCCATTTCGACGCCATAACGCAACCCACCGCTTTTTACCGTACCTACCTGCTTATTGAACGCGGCTCGGACTTCGTTGTACCCCTGCGGGCTATTCTTGCTGTTGAATAGTTCGCGGGCCGCATCGATCACTAAGTCCGGGTAACGGGTGACTTCCCGATACAGGTTAATAAGATCCGGGTTGATATCAGCCAGCACATAGCGGCGGTACTCCGTCGCCAGAAATACCGATGCGCCGCCTACGAACGGTTCGATCAGGCAGTCGGCTTTAGGAAGGTGCGGCAGCAGGTCAGGAAGGACACGGGTTTTACCCCCTGCCCATTTGATGAACGGGCGAATAATAGGGCCGCTCATGATGCGTGCCCCACTTTCTCAGCTTTCAAAACCATGCGGCTACCGTCCGACAGGTTCCAGCCGATTTCCCCGCCCTCAGACATAACCAACTGCCAAACTAATTGTGCAGCTTCGTTAGTCACATCACGACCAGGATCACTACCAACGCGAAGGCGGCGCCCTTCCCCATCATCGCGCATCTTTGCCAACTGAATTTTTTTAGTCAGCGGTGAAAAACCTAATTGAAGTTTTGCTACGTTACTCATGCTTAAGACCCCTATTAGAAATAACCGTAAGGAGAAGAAGGAATGGAAGGGCGCTGCAATTCTTCAATGCAGTGCTGGCGCAGGTTGCTGATAAAATTAGTGGTTACTGATCCAGTGGCAGAAAGGGTTAACTCACCATCACGGCGGGTTTTAATGGTTAAGCCTTCATTTTCGATAGCAGGTAAAAGAA from the unidentified bacterial endosymbiont genome contains:
- a CDS encoding DUF7446 family protein, whose amino-acid sequence is MSNVAKLQLGFSPLTKKIQLAKMRDDGEGRRLRVGSDPGRDVTNEAAQLVWQLVMSEGGEIGWNLSDGSRMVLKAEKVGHAS